The following proteins are encoded in a genomic region of Pyxicephalus adspersus chromosome 9, UCB_Pads_2.0, whole genome shotgun sequence:
- the GPHA2 gene encoding glycoprotein hormone alpha-2: MFFTFASVFLTLAVLTPKTQSHDGAIPGCHIHPFNVTIRSDRKGTCRGTQVINACVGHCESSAFPSRHSVLVASGFKHNITSVSQCCTISKMQKVKVRLFCGSYRWEEIEIGSAEECQCDMCRLARY, from the exons ATGTTCTTTACATTTGCCTCTGTTTTTCTAACCCTTGCTGTACTCACCCCAAAGACTCAAAGCCATGATGGGGCTATACCTGGATGTCATATTCACC CATTTAATGTTACTATAAGAAGTGATCGTAAAGGGACTTGCAGAGGGACACAAGTAATAAATGCATGTGTCGGTCACTGTGAATCTAGCGCATTCCCTTCCAGGCATTCAGTGTTAGTAGCCAGCGGATTCAAACACAATATAACATCAGTGTCACAGTGCTGCACCATCAGCAAAATGCAGAAG GTGAAGGTTCGCTTGTTTTGTGGGTCATATCGCTGGGAGGAAATAGAGATTGGTTCTGCAGAGGAATGCCAATGTGACATGTGTCGTCTGGCCCGATATTAA